CAGCCAAcatcaatctaatgtgtatggctatcTTATACCATGCTATATTTGCATTGCAAAGGGGTTCTCCAACTTTTGGTTCTTTGGGCCTTGAAGCTATAGAAACATTGCATATTCTCTTTTGGACTCCAGGCATTGTACCTACTGTGACACGGTGAGGGGTTgtatctggcaaggcaggtattttcctcccagcatgtgtggctgggctggtttccagcaaggtgaagtcaaataccggaccggagtttaagtgccggtccgggttttgtcagcacctggctgtctttaaataggcagctgggctcagcagagatgtctctgttttttgggatctgaggctttgtgccgtgctgtaGGGCTGAGAGCctcacgctggggaaacaggctccctaaagcctgctgtggactactggaggcagaactgccagcaaggtgacttgtgttatatgaactttccattgtgtgtgaattaaaaccaagactgcaaagttacgtgctgttttgtgcaactgCCTCaagtgtaaataaacactgacgttttgagttaagaacttgtattttgcctgtgTACTGCACCCATTTACcccatctaccagagcgaaaccccacaatacaaATACCAATACAATGTCTTCAATATCCCATAGATGTTCTTGAATTCATCCCTGAGAAACCAGGTAAATTACAGAAGCATAACATAAAAGCTTATTAAAAgcttatttgcatccctttcctccaTAAAATAAAACTAACACTGTGGAAAAATGGTTATGTATGTCCATATAGGTTTAGTATTTAAATAATCATGTATCCATAAGGAGCACAAACTATACACAGTGCCTTTGTAAGTAGATATAACACcataatagtttaaaaaaaagttataaaaaaaaaaagccaaacttAACATTTCCACTTTTCATCTTTCTGCCATGATCCGTGTAGAAACTCCTGAGGACGCTGTCAGTAAGATGGCTGATGGAAACTTCCTTTGTTTGTCTATGTATACACTCACCCATTTCCTTACAATGCTGAATGATATGGAATACAAGGTTATATTTTTAAAGATTCTGctaaaatttaaatatatatatattttttttattttaggtttaTATCCTGTtaaataaaacagaaaaaaaatgtcggTCAGTAATCACGAGAACCGTAAGTCCCGCTCTAGCACGGGTTCGATGAACATCCATTTATTCCATAAACCTGGCCATGCGGATAGCCTTCTAACACATCTAAACCTGCTCCGTAAACGCTGCCTCTTCACAGATGTGGTGCTGTTGGCTGGAAATCGTGCTTTCCCATGTCATCGGGCAGTCCTAGCTTCCAGCAGCCGTTATTTTGAGGCAATGTTCAGTGGAGGGCTAAAAGAAAGCCAAGACAGAGAAGTTAACTTTCATGATGCTCTGCACCCTGAGGTCTTGGAGCTGCTCCTGGATTATGCCTATTCTGCACGTATTATACTGAACGAGGAAAATGCAGAGTCCTTGTTGGAAGCTGGAGATATGCTACAGTTTCATGATATACGAGATGCAGCTTCAGAGTTCCTGGAAAAGAATCTTCATACAGCAAACTGCTTAAACATGATGCTGATATCTGATGCACACTGCTGTGAGAGATTGTTTGAGCTTTCTTGGAGAATGTGTCTGTCTAATTTTGTGGAATTATCAAAAACAGAAGACTTTTTAAGATTTCCAAAGCTCAAACTGATGGAGCTCATCCTAAGTGAGGAGCTTGAAGTGGAAGATGAAAGTCTAGTCTATGAAGCTGTCATGGGATGGATAAAATACGATCTTTGTCTTCGATTAGATGATCTACCAGATCTACTGCGCTGTGTCAGGCTAGCTCTGCTCCCAGACCAGTATCTCCGAAGTCTGGCTACAGATGATTTGGTAGTTCAGAACAAGCAGGCAAAAGCAATTGTGGAAGAAGCAACACATTGCAGGAACAAGATTTTGCAGAATGATGGGTTAGTGACTGGTTTCTGTGCACGTCCTCGGAAAGTTAGCCAGGCCTTGCTACTCTTGGGAGGGCAGACATTTATGTGTGACAAAATCTATGTAATGGATCAGAAGACCACTGAGATAATACCCAAGACTGACATTCCTAGCCCTCGCAAAGAGTGTAGTGcctgtgccattggctgcaaAGTGTATGTTACAGGAGGGAAGGGGGCAGAAAATGGAGCTTCTAAAGATGTCTGGGTCTATGACACCCTACACGATGAATGGTCCAAGGCAGGACCTATGCTTGTTGCCAGGTTTGGCCATGGATCTGCAGAGCTTGACAGCTGTCTTTATGTAGTTGGTGGCCATACAGCCATAAATGGGGCATTtccagcatctccttctgtatcacTGAAGCAAGTTGAACATTATGACCCACAAGTAGACAAATGGAGCTTGGTAGCTCCCCTAAGAGAAGGTGTGAGCAATGCTGCAGTAGTTGGAGCAAAGATGAAACTTTTTGTGTTTGGAGGTACTAGTGTCAACCGTGAAAAACTCCCCAAAGTCCAGTGTTTTGATCCAGTTCAAAATAGATGGACAGTGCCCACTACCTGCCCTCAACCCTGGCGTTACACTGGTGCTGCTGTTTTAGGAAACCATGTCATTGTTATAGGAGGAGACACTGAGTTCTCAGCCAGCTCAGCCTATCGCTTTAATAGTGAGACCTATCAGTGGTGCAGATTTGGGGAGGTTTCCTCAAAAAGGATTAGCTGCCGTGCAGTTGCTTCTGGCAATAGACTATATGTAGTAGGTGGATACTGTGGTTCGCAGCGGGGTAAAACACTGGACTGTTACGATCCTGCAAGTGATACATGGAGCAGTGTGACCACAGTGCCTTATTCTCTCATCCCAACAGCCTTTGTCAGCACATGGAAGTACCTTTCTGCTTGAGTCTGAAGGTAacttttctttgttttgtttttttgcttttataaGACCAGAATGCACCTAATATAATGAAATTAAGTTGATGTAATAATCGAATTTAGAAAATTATGTAAACAACTCCATTAATCATAATTATGTGtaactaaaggtccctttacactgtACTAtttagcagattgtcgggaaggaagcctgCTCGTCGGTGAAGgagacatgcagcgatctcctccacagttaatgccatcgcttgtcaccatacaaaaacattgtttgctggcatcagagtgctgtttagatggCACAATCTTCTGCTaggaaacaatgatttaggtgaccagTGCTCAGCCAGTGTAAAGCCTTTACTAAAAACCCCTATTTTCAATCCCTTCAGTGTTGATCCAGAAAAAAAGCAAAACTCTTTTAGATATCATTCGATTAAGCATTTTGTTaaagggcttttaatattgatgatctatcctcagaataggtcttcaatatcagataggcgggggtctgacatcggactctcctgccgatcagctgtataaggAGACGGCGAGTGCACATACAGTactgtctcctgtctctcttcctgctctgctgctgctttgccatagacacagAAGTAGCAGaaagagacgggagatggcacgtgcacactgtgTGCACCGTCTCCTCTTACAGCTGGATTGTCGGATCCcccaacgatctgatattgatgacctatcctgcggacaggttatcaatattaaaagcctagagaacccttttaataatACAATGCTTATATTTAGGTGGGGCTAACACAGGGATGTTTCAAGAAATCGTTTACTTCTGTCCTATTGTCTTATGTTCATCTGACTGCTGCAGAATTTTACATATTAAGGTGGACATATACCTTAGATAGCTATTGGCCAAACTTGCTTAGCCAACACCTATCCTCTTGTGCACTCCATACATGTATACACTCAGCTCATCTGAGTATGCCTTCTCAATGGCAAGAAGAGATTCAGCAGCTGCCAGAATACTTTGGTAGTGGCGTGTCTCCTGTCGTTTTTTTTACCAACACTGGACAACCCCATACATATTGTAGCTGATCAGCTGGTTCTGCTGAAATCAGTGGGTATTGCAAAAATTCTTCTAATGTGAAGGGACACCATCATTTTAATAGACTAAATAGTGCACCATGTTGCACTATTTTACAGCTTTTTTGTAAGAATCTATGACCGAGGCCCCTAACAGAGCCTGccatgcagatgtgaacctaaccTTTCAGGATCAATCTCCCCCAACAGAAATTATGCTAGAGAAGAATAGCTTGGTATCTGATGGAGCCATTTGCAGAGGCATACAGAATTATAGTAAAGCCCGACAGAAGTCCTATGTGGGTACTATTTGGAGGTTGTATGGATTTGGAATACAGTCTTGTAAGTGAGCTAAAATACCCATGAAAAGCCATGTAAGACCATGTcccaaaggcaaaaaaatgtctgaaagcCTGTAATACCAATTGGTGTTGTATCAATTATTATGGACTTGCTTTCCTTGCGGTTGTTACTAAGCTAATCTGCTATGTGATTGTTTTTATTAAATCCTTTTATTACAAGCACAATAATTGCCCTATGTTGCACACAAATTCCTTTCCACAAAACAAGGTTAAACAAGGGAGCTCTGAATGTCAATGATCTGCTTCACGACACTCTATCTACAGTTCTTTGTAAATGCAGATGCTTTCTTGGGGATGAGGAATAGCTGAGAACTTAATGACAAGTGAAATACATCTGAACTAGGATGACTATATACATTCTGACCTGACTGGATACATATTTAGTGGGTGGTGGGTTCTACTGTACACTAGCAACTTTGATTCTTATATTATTCGTTTAGTTGTGTAGATATATACATGATACTTAGGTTTCAACTATATCATAAAAGACCCATCCCAGAAATGAGTTGAGGAACTTCTGAGCCTTCTGTTCCTGCCTTGTGCTTTGTGTAATCTGAAACCAGCTGAGAAGTGTTTGCCTTGGGCACATATTTCCCATGTCTTTTGACCTCCTAATTGCTCTCTGACCCAGAATCAGATCAGTAAAGTTCTCTTattatttttgttcttttatGAATGGGAAAAATACAGTCTTTGTTGAAAACATGTTGCAACAAGCACATATTCGATGCTAGGTCTTCTAGTTATAAATAGttttcacctatccacaggataggtcctACCTGTGAGAACATTGTGGACAACCACCAATCTCCAGAATGGCAGTCAGACTCCCAGCAATCATGCTTTTATCACCTATCCTTTGCAAAGGTTTATAAaagttttttaaagggtttctgtcaccatgaaaatgctatCCCATCTGCTGGGATGTAGTGTAGCAGAGAGAGAGCGGAGCAAATTCACAGCAAGgtcgggttcacatcaccattttgttTTTCATTCATCTGATCTGTCAGTAGAGCAGAAAAAGACAGTTCCTGTATTTTAGGCAGCCATTATGCACATTTTACATCTgctttagccatttccatctaagagccgttattttagatggaaaccGTTGTACTGTTCTTAAGGATCGGAAGAACGGAAAgccaaacagtgatgtgaactggGCCTAACTTCATTGACTGCAAtccctgctctttctatgctAAGGAGTCCAGTGGTTGAAGGCGATATGATTGTACAGACATAGAAAgcgatcagtcactgataggcTCACCCACTGGGCTCCCTATCATAAAAAGGACAGAGATTTCAGTCGCCAATAAAATACAAGGTATTCTGAATAATTTTGCACcaaactatatataaatctgcttAGCGCCTCCTGCTGTTCTATACCATGCCGACCACAGATGGCACTGCATGTACAATGTGACAGGCTCCCTAGAAGTTCACTATTGTTAACAGTTAACTTTCAATTTTGTTTTCAATGCATCTAAATTGAGAAAAGCCATTTATAATTAAGGCACGTCCTTTAAtaatattgttttatattttttcggcaTACTAACACCTTTTTGATTGTTGCATGAGTAACTAAATACTGAAAAGATAGGGGCAGTACTTAGAGTTGACACATTCACATAAAGCAGCAGTGTATAAGCCCGCTGGTTCAGTACTTTGTCAAGACCAGTCAGGCTAGAAACAGAGACcagccatacatattagatgttGGCTGATCATGGCTCCATGCACATAAACGCTTGGCCAAGCACACGTGTTCTGACTGGTGAGAGTGGAGAAAACCACTGACAGACACCTCTGGCTATGGATTATCTCTCTAGAACAAAAGTATTGGGTAGATGAAATCCAACAGTACAGTCTTTCTCTCCCACCATCTGCCATCTAAAGAGAGTCAGGAGGCCACCACATGCATAAGGTTCAggtttaaggccccattcacacatccgctattttgttccgcattttgcgtaacggaattgcggacccattcatttctatggggccgcatagaactgcctattcttgtccgcaattgcggacaagaataggacatgttctatttttttattcactttatATTCAATttatattcacttcaatgggtcggcaaatccagagatgcagaatggtgcggaacggaagcacggaacggaaccctacggaagcactatggggaatgtttccgtggggtttcgtcccgtacttccgttccgcaaaaagatagggcatgttctatctttttgcggaatggccagatggcggacctattaaagtgaataggtctgcgatccgctACGGCTGCCCCACGATGGTTGTTTGCGCATTGCGGCTGCATGACAACGggacgcacacgttcgtgtgcaagagacctgACTTTGCTTGATAAATGCCATTGCCAGCttgtattttaattattttttattttttacagtttttcctTGGTGGACTATTTTGAAAATGAATCATTTTATGGTGGAACAGTTTGGAAATAATCTAGACCATTGTTAACGTCTAGCTGGATGGCAAGAATGTACATAGGAGATGGAAATCTACCAGACTTGGAAGGCACAAaaacactgttatggactatttaGTTACATGTTTAGTGAATTAGTGGCACTTTTGTTGATGGAGTCAGaataagttgtcattttacattaaaatggcttttttctaattttattttCAGACATCCACTCCCTTCATCAATTCCAACACAGACTTAACATTCCTACATTCTGTGAAAACAATCCGTTTGTGATGTAGTAATATTCAGCATAATTTCTTATGAACTTCGTGATAAAGTGTGTTGTCTGGATGTGCTGTTCAACTTTTCAATGTCTAGTCCTAGAATTTCAGAGAATACCTTCTTTTCCGTGTAGCTGATGATCCCATTAACTTCTTCCACTCTCAACTGTAGGAGAGCACTTCTGTCTGGAGGCTAATACATAACCTATCACTGGCACTATAT
This portion of the Bufo gargarizans isolate SCDJY-AF-19 chromosome 1, ASM1485885v1, whole genome shotgun sequence genome encodes:
- the LOC122919742 gene encoding ectoderm-neural cortex protein 1-like gives rise to the protein MSVSNHENRKSRSSTGSMNIHLFHKPGHADSLLTHLNLLRKRCLFTDVVLLAGNRAFPCHRAVLASSSRYFEAMFSGGLKESQDREVNFHDALHPEVLELLLDYAYSARIILNEENAESLLEAGDMLQFHDIRDAASEFLEKNLHTANCLNMMLISDAHCCERLFELSWRMCLSNFVELSKTEDFLRFPKLKLMELILSEELEVEDESLVYEAVMGWIKYDLCLRLDDLPDLLRCVRLALLPDQYLRSLATDDLVVQNKQAKAIVEEATHCRNKILQNDGLVTGFCARPRKVSQALLLLGGQTFMCDKIYVMDQKTTEIIPKTDIPSPRKECSACAIGCKVYVTGGKGAENGASKDVWVYDTLHDEWSKAGPMLVARFGHGSAELDSCLYVVGGHTAINGAFPASPSVSLKQVEHYDPQVDKWSLVAPLREGVSNAAVVGAKMKLFVFGGTSVNREKLPKVQCFDPVQNRWTVPTTCPQPWRYTGAAVLGNHVIVIGGDTEFSASSAYRFNSETYQWCRFGEVSSKRISCRAVASGNRLYVVGGYCGSQRGKTLDCYDPASDTWSSVTTVPYSLIPTAFVSTWKYLSA